A genomic region of Homalodisca vitripennis isolate AUS2020 chromosome 5, UT_GWSS_2.1, whole genome shotgun sequence contains the following coding sequences:
- the LOC124362592 gene encoding UMP-CMP kinase-like, which translates to MRQNFVVQVCKHIFNMVDVLKPKVVFVLGRPGAGKGTQCANIAKEFGFVHISAGDLLREERSKPGKLGELIDEYFRNGTIVPVEITCKLIETAMQNSGKQKFVIDGFPIDKDNLEGWNKVMAEKVELLFVLFFDCPEDICVQRCLKRGVHGSGRTDDNEESLKKRMQTYLNVSMPIIEHFNKKELVHRINADQEPKEVFGDIKLEG; encoded by the exons ATGAGACAGAATTTTGTTGTTCAagtttgtaaacacatttttaacatgGTTGATGTCTTAAAGCCTAAAGTAGTCTTTGTTTTGGGAAGGCCCGGTGCTGGTAAAGGAACTCAATGTGCTAATATTGCCAAAGAGTTTGGATTTGTGCATATATCAGCCGGTGATTTATTACGTGAAGAAAGAAGTAAACCTGGTAAATTAGGTGAACTGATAGATGAGTATTTCAGAAATGGTACGATTGTTCCTGTGGAAATCACCTGTAAGTTAATCGAGACAGCAATGCAAAACTCtggaaaacaaaaatttgtaattgaTGGTTTTCCCATAGATAAAGACAATCTAGAGGGATGGAATAAGGTTATGGCTGAAAAAGTAGAACTTCTATTTGTGTTGTTCTTTGATTGTCCTGAAGATATCTGTGTCCAGAGGTGCTTAAAACGAGGGGTACACGGAAGTGGCAGAACAGACGACAATGAAGAAAGCCTTAAGAAGAGGATGCAAACGTATTTGAATGTTTCTATGCCGATCATTGAGCACTTCAACAAAAAAGAATTGGTACATCGAATTAACGCAGACCAAGAACCTAAAGAAGTATTTGGAGATATAAag CTGGAGGGGTGA